From a region of the Eretmochelys imbricata isolate rEreImb1 chromosome 6, rEreImb1.hap1, whole genome shotgun sequence genome:
- the LOC144265905 gene encoding olfactory receptor 5AS1-like — protein sequence MPTKHTHTVPTAHQTVPLFELFLLLYGITLLGNGRMILLITIDPRLHTPMYFFLRNLSFCDLCLSLTISPKMLLNLLAERKSISFTACAVQMSLSITFADSQGLLLTVRAYDRYVAICNPLLYTVTMSRQLCKQLVAGVYAVGLVDSMIFTCCTFQLSFCSSKIINHFFCEFPPLLALSCSDTRIYEIVMFAFTLCITGSRFVAILLSYVYITSTILQISSAAGRRKAFSTCIFHLTAVVLFYGTLLFMYLRPNSSYSMDTDKMASVSYTLVIPMFNPLIYSLMNIEVKDALRKEMNKLLTNS from the coding sequence atgcccactaaacacacacacacagtgccaacTGCACACCAAACAGTCCCCCTGTTTGAACTGTTCCTACTGCTCTATGGTATCACCCTACTGGGGAATGGGAGGATGATCTTGTTAATTACAATTGACCCccgactccacacccccatgtactttttcctcagaaatttgtctttctgtgacctctgcctttCCTTGACAATTTCCCCGAAGATGCTGCTGAATTTATTAGCtgagaggaaaagcatttcttttACCGCCTGCGCTGTGCAAATGTCTCTCTCTATCACTTTTGCAGATTCTCAGGGCTTGTTGCTGACTGTCAGGgcgtatgaccgttatgtggccatctgtaacccgctgctctatacagtcaccatgtccaggcagctttgtaaacagctggtggctggggtgtacGCTGTGGGGTTGGTGGATTCAATGATATTCACGTGTTGCAcatttcagctgtcattctgcagctccaagatcatcaatcatttcttctgtgaattCCCCCCGCTGCTGGcgctctcctgttctgacacccgCATCTATGAGATTGTGATGTTTGCTTTCACGTTGTGCATTACCGGGAGCAGATTTGTGGCTatcctcctctcctatgtctatatcaccTCCACTATcctgcagatcagctctgctGCGGGCCGtcgcaaagccttctccacctgcattTTCCACTTGACCGCTGTGGTCCTGTTTTAtggcaccctcctcttcatgtatttacgtcccaactccagctattccatggacacAGATAAAATGGCCTCAGTGTCTTACACACTGGTGATCCCCATGttcaaccccctcatctacagcctgatgAACATAGAGGTGAAGGACGCCCTGAGGAAAGAAATGAATAAACTCCTAACCAATTCTTGA
- the LOC144266804 gene encoding olfactory receptor 5W2-like produces the protein MEEGNHSEVTEFILSGLTDHPELQVPLFLVFLLIYSITLLGNGGMILLISIDPRLHTPMYFFLSNLSFCDLCISLIISPKMLLNLLAERKSISYTACSVQMYLSIVFSDVECLLLAVMAYDRFVAICNPLLYTVTMSRHLCKQLVAGVYAVGVVDSMIHTCCTFQLSFCSSNIINHLFCDVPPMLALSCSDTHINEIVMFAFMSCITGSSFVTVLVSYVYIISTILRICSAESQRKAFSTCTFHLTAVVLFFGTFLSMYLRPTSSYSMDRDKVTSVFYMLVIPMLNPFIYSLRNTEVKDALRNSMKKLLTNS, from the coding sequence atggaagagggaaatCACTCAGAGGTGACTGAattcattctctcaggactgacagatcatCCGGAGCTGCAGGTTCCTCTGTTTCTGGTGTTTCTACTGATTTATAGTATCACCctgctggggaatggggggatgatcttgttaatctCAATTGATCCCCGACTCCATActcccatgtactttttcctgagtaatttgtctttctgtgacctctgcattTCCTTAataatttcccctaagatgctgctgaatttattagctgagaggaaaagcatttcttacaCTGCCTGCTCTGTGCAAATGTATCTCTCTATCGTTTTTTCAGATgttgagtgcctcttgctggctgttATGGCATATGACCGTTttgtggccatctgtaacccgctgctctatacagtcaccatgtccaggcacctttgtaaacagctggtggctggggtgtaTGCTGTGGGGGTGGTAGATTCAATGATACACACGTGTTGTAcatttcagctgtcattctgcagctccaacatcatcaatcatttaTTTTGTGACGTTCCCCCAATGTTGGCGCTCTCCTGCTCTGACACCCacatcaatgagattgtgatgtttgctttcatgagctgcattaCAGGGAgcagctttgtgactgtcctagtctcctatgtctatatcatctccaccatccttCGGATCTGCTCTGCTGAGAGCCagcgcaaagccttctccacctgcactttccacttAACCGCTGTGGTCCTGTTTTTTGGCACCTTCCTCTCCATGTATTTgcgtcccacctccagctattccatggacagagacaaagtgacctcagtgttttacatgctggtgatccccatgttgaaccccttcatctacagcctgagaaacacaGAGGTGAAGGATGCCCTGAGGAACTCAATGAAGAAACTCCTAACCAATTCTTGA